Proteins from one Malania oleifera isolate guangnan ecotype guangnan chromosome 4, ASM2987363v1, whole genome shotgun sequence genomic window:
- the LOC131152745 gene encoding calcium-binding protein PBP1-like has translation MAGNRVVFEDYFPAMVEILGTEGFMKELCKGFRLLMDVDKELITFEGLQRNSAVLGMEDTTDDQLRCMLREGDLDGDGALSLTEFCILMFRLSPDLMDESRKWLHETLFNAL, from the coding sequence ATGGCGGGCAATAGGGTAGTGTTTGAGGATTATTTTCCGGCGATGGTGGAGATACTGGGGACGGAGGGGTTCATGAAGGAGCTGTGCAAGGGGTTTCGGTTGCTGATGGACGTCGACAAGGAGCTGATAACCTTTGAGGGTCTGCAGCGTAACTCGGCGGTGCTGGGGATGGAGGACACCACCGACGACCAGCTCCGGTGTATGCTCCGGGAAGGCGACCTTGACGGCGACGGCGCTCTCTCCCTCACGGAGTTCTGCATTCTCATGTTCCGGCTGAGTCCCGATTTGATGGATGAATCCAGAAAGTGGCTGCACGAAACTCTGTTTAATgctttgtaa
- the LOC131152746 gene encoding calcium-binding protein PBP1-like, which translates to MAGNRVVFEDYFPAMVEILGVEGFMKELCKGFRLLMDVDKELITFESLQRNSAVLGMEDTTDDQLRCMLREGDLDGDGALSLTEFCILMFRLSPDLMDESRKWLHEILFNAL; encoded by the coding sequence ATGGCGGGCAATAGGGTGGTGTTTGAGGATTATTTTCCGGCGATGGTGGAGATACTGGGGGTGGAGGGGTTCATGAAGGAGCTGTGCAAGGGGTTTCGGTTGCTGATGGACGTCGACAAGGAGCTGATAACCTTTGAGAGTCTGCAGCGTAACTCGGCGGTGCTGGGGATGGAGGACACCACCGACGACCAGCTCCGGTGTATGCTCCGGGAAGGCGACCTTGACGGCGACGGTGCTCTCTCCCTCACGGAGTTCTGCATTCTCATGTTCCGGCTGAGTCCCGATTTGATGGATGAATCCAGAAAGTGGCTGCACGAAATTCTGTTTAATgctttgtaa